The Xanthomonas sp. CFBP 8443 genome has a window encoding:
- a CDS encoding AraC family transcriptional regulator, whose protein sequence is MPANLLETARRYADANVDATGVARTPLPGLAILRETRPTPLQYAICRPLVALVLQGRKQVAMGSSSYDFGAGESLLITAEVPTVSQITRASLAAPYYACVVELDPATIASLVAEMGAAPFAIGAPVRVDPTEAEVADTADRLIRLLDRPMSVPVLGPQLLRELHYWLLSGRHGGAMRALGVTDSHARRVGRAVARIRSDFARPLRVEQLADAAGMSLSTFHVHFRAITSLTPLQFQKQLRLIEARRLLLAEGATIGRAASAVGYESVPQFTREYGRMFGMPPGKDLKETRQRLTSAA, encoded by the coding sequence ATGCCTGCGAATCTTTTGGAAACCGCGCGTCGCTACGCCGATGCGAACGTCGACGCGACCGGAGTCGCGCGCACGCCCCTGCCTGGGCTTGCGATCCTGCGCGAGACCCGGCCGACGCCATTGCAGTACGCCATCTGCAGGCCGCTGGTGGCGCTGGTGCTGCAGGGCAGGAAGCAGGTCGCGATGGGCAGCAGCAGCTACGACTTCGGTGCCGGCGAATCCCTGCTGATCACCGCGGAAGTGCCCACGGTCAGCCAGATCACCCGCGCTTCGCTCGCCGCGCCCTACTACGCTTGCGTGGTCGAGCTGGATCCGGCCACGATCGCCTCGCTGGTGGCCGAGATGGGCGCGGCTCCCTTCGCGATAGGAGCGCCGGTGCGGGTCGACCCGACCGAGGCGGAAGTCGCCGATACCGCGGACCGGCTCATCCGCCTGCTGGACCGCCCCATGTCGGTTCCCGTGCTGGGCCCGCAGCTGCTGCGCGAGCTGCACTACTGGCTGCTGTCGGGCCGGCACGGCGGCGCGATGCGCGCGCTGGGCGTCACCGACAGCCATGCCCGGCGGGTGGGCCGCGCGGTGGCCAGGATCCGCTCGGACTTCGCCAGGCCGTTGCGCGTCGAGCAGCTGGCGGACGCGGCGGGGATGAGCCTTTCCACGTTCCATGTGCACTTCCGCGCGATCACCTCGCTGACCCCGCTGCAGTTCCAGAAACAGCTGCGCCTGATCGAGGCCAGGCGCCTGCTGTTGGCGGAAGGCGCGACGATCGGCCGGGCGGCCTCGGCGGTGGGATACGAAAGCGTTCCCCAGTTCACCCGCGAATACGGCCGCATGTTCGGCATGCCGCCGGGCAAGGACCTGAAGGAGACCCGGCAGCGCCTGACCTCGGCCGCGTAG
- a CDS encoding helix-turn-helix transcriptional regulator: MNSRIRELREAQGWSQGELGERLGVSRQTINALETGKYDPSLPLAFRIARLFAHSIEQVFLFDDPE; encoded by the coding sequence ATGAACAGCCGCATCCGCGAGCTGCGCGAAGCGCAGGGATGGTCGCAAGGCGAACTGGGCGAGCGGCTGGGCGTGTCGCGGCAGACCATCAACGCGCTGGAAACCGGCAAGTACGATCCGAGCCTGCCGCTGGCGTTTCGTATCGCGCGATTGTTCGCGCACAGCATCGAGCAGGTGTTCCTGTTCGACGATCCCGAGTAG
- a CDS encoding alpha/beta hydrolase: MPHPCRALAVVATTLLLAACQAGQGPAPQNAGRSYGTLRFHPCTLTSPVAANNVEAQCTRMPVPENPAAPGGRKIELNIAWLPVGGQGSSEPDPVFFLAGGPGQAATDVASIVDLALRDTRKRRDVFLIDQRGTGQSNPLTCLGADGKEMQLADLTGVPTAAELADYARRCAQSLQGRADPRYYTTTQAIADLDAVRAALGADKLNLIGGSYGTRVAQQYATRYAAHTRSVVIDGVAPNDLVVGGEFATTFEDAIKLQSEQCKATPACAKRFPADTRAQLRTVVERLRQAPVEVDYRDPASGESKHDRVTADTVTSLAFSFSYAPQTASLLPLVLDEAAHERYAPLMSLAQMMGKQMDGQMNRGMQWSVICAEDADRYSAPAAGGDTLLGPEVAQMFFAACPVWPTGTRPTDFTAPFKSSLPVLLTSGELDPVTPPRYAARVLQGLPNGRHLVVRGQGHGTMTLGCMPKLLGQFFENADAKQLDATCLDAMSGVPAFTSFNGWEP; the protein is encoded by the coding sequence ATGCCACACCCATGCAGAGCGCTTGCCGTCGTTGCGACGACCTTGCTGCTCGCCGCCTGCCAGGCCGGACAAGGACCGGCGCCACAGAATGCGGGGCGCAGCTACGGCACGTTGCGCTTCCATCCCTGCACGCTGACCAGTCCGGTCGCGGCCAACAACGTCGAAGCGCAATGCACGCGCATGCCGGTGCCGGAGAATCCGGCGGCGCCCGGCGGGCGCAAGATCGAACTCAACATCGCCTGGCTGCCGGTCGGCGGCCAGGGCAGCAGCGAGCCGGACCCGGTGTTCTTCCTCGCCGGCGGCCCGGGCCAGGCGGCGACCGACGTGGCCAGCATCGTCGACCTGGCCTTGCGCGATACCCGCAAGCGCCGCGACGTGTTCCTGATCGACCAGCGCGGCACCGGCCAATCCAATCCGTTGACCTGCCTGGGCGCGGACGGCAAGGAAATGCAGCTGGCCGACCTGACCGGTGTGCCCACCGCGGCGGAGCTGGCCGATTACGCCAGGCGTTGCGCGCAGTCGCTGCAGGGCCGCGCCGATCCGCGCTACTACACCACCACCCAGGCCATCGCCGACCTGGATGCGGTGCGCGCCGCGCTCGGCGCGGACAAGCTCAACCTGATCGGCGGCTCCTACGGCACCCGCGTGGCCCAGCAGTATGCGACGCGTTATGCGGCGCACACCCGCAGCGTGGTGATCGACGGCGTGGCGCCGAACGACCTGGTGGTCGGCGGCGAGTTCGCCACCACCTTCGAGGACGCGATCAAGCTGCAGTCCGAGCAGTGCAAGGCCACTCCGGCCTGCGCCAAGCGCTTTCCTGCCGATACCCGCGCGCAGTTGCGCACGGTGGTGGAACGGCTGCGGCAGGCGCCGGTGGAGGTGGACTATCGCGACCCGGCCAGCGGCGAGAGCAAGCACGACCGGGTCACCGCCGACACCGTCACCAGCCTCGCGTTCTCGTTCTCGTATGCGCCGCAGACCGCCTCGCTGCTGCCGCTGGTGCTGGACGAGGCCGCGCACGAACGCTACGCGCCGCTGATGTCGCTGGCGCAGATGATGGGCAAGCAGATGGACGGGCAAATGAATCGCGGCATGCAATGGTCGGTGATCTGCGCCGAGGACGCCGACCGCTACAGCGCGCCTGCCGCCGGCGGCGATACCCTGCTCGGCCCGGAGGTGGCGCAGATGTTCTTCGCCGCCTGCCCGGTGTGGCCGACCGGCACGCGTCCGACCGATTTCACCGCGCCGTTCAAGTCCAGCTTGCCGGTGCTGCTGACCTCCGGGGAACTGGATCCGGTGACCCCGCCGCGCTACGCCGCGCGCGTGCTGCAGGGGCTGCCCAACGGCCGCCACCTGGTGGTGCGCGGGCAGGGCCACGGCACCATGACCCTGGGCTGCATGCCCAAGCTGCTGGGCCAGTTCTTCGAGAACGCCGATGCCAAGCAACTCGATGCCACCTGCCTGGACGCGATGAGCGGCGTGCCGGCCTTCACTTCATTCAACGGATGGGAACCATGA
- a CDS encoding ABC transporter ATP-binding protein — MPVPALRVRELRKTYDNGVQALHGVSLDVLPGDFFALLGPNGAGKSTLIGIISSLVNLSAGQVEVFGTDLSTQRSAAMRLLGLVPQEINFNLFEKPFDILVNYAGFYGMPRAQAERQAEVELKRAHLWEKAQVMSRTLSGGMKRRLMIARAMMTQPRLLILDEPTAGVDIEIRRDMWRVLREINAAGTTIILTTHYLEEAESLCRNLAIIDRGRIVEQGPMRELLAKLDVEGFLLDIDGALPAQLPAIEGTILLAQDAHTLDLDMPRAMDLNRVFAALGAAGIRVRSMRTKSNRLEELFVRLTGDNRDGQPAAAARPADPADADSPKQPPAA, encoded by the coding sequence ATGCCGGTGCCCGCGCTGCGCGTGCGCGAACTGCGCAAGACCTACGACAACGGCGTGCAGGCGCTGCACGGCGTGTCGCTGGACGTGCTGCCCGGCGACTTCTTCGCCCTGCTCGGGCCCAACGGCGCCGGCAAGTCCACTCTGATCGGCATCATCAGCTCACTGGTGAACCTCAGCGCCGGCCAGGTCGAGGTGTTCGGCACCGACCTGAGCACCCAGCGCAGCGCGGCGATGCGGCTGCTCGGCCTGGTCCCGCAGGAGATCAACTTCAACCTGTTCGAGAAGCCCTTCGACATCCTGGTCAACTACGCCGGCTTCTACGGCATGCCGCGCGCCCAGGCCGAGCGCCAGGCCGAAGTGGAGCTCAAGCGTGCGCACCTGTGGGAGAAGGCGCAGGTGATGAGCCGCACCCTGTCCGGCGGCATGAAGCGGCGGCTGATGATCGCCCGCGCGATGATGACCCAGCCGCGCCTGCTGATCCTGGACGAGCCCACCGCCGGCGTGGACATCGAGATCCGCCGCGACATGTGGCGCGTGCTGCGCGAGATCAACGCCGCCGGCACCACCATCATCCTCACCACGCACTACCTGGAGGAAGCGGAGAGCCTGTGCCGCAACCTGGCGATCATCGACCGCGGCCGCATCGTCGAGCAGGGCCCGATGCGCGAACTGCTGGCCAAACTCGACGTGGAAGGCTTCCTGCTGGACATCGACGGCGCACTGCCGGCGCAGCTGCCGGCGATCGAAGGCACCATCCTGCTGGCGCAGGACGCGCACACGCTGGACCTGGACATGCCGCGGGCGATGGACCTCAACCGCGTGTTCGCCGCGCTCGGCGCCGCCGGCATCCGCGTGCGTTCGATGCGCACCAAGAGCAACCGCCTGGAGGAACTGTTCGTGCGCCTCACCGGCGACAACCGGGACGGCCAGCCTGCGGCGGCCGCACGCCCTGCGGACCCGGCGGATGCAGATTCGCCGAAGCAGCCCCCCGCCGCCTGA
- a CDS encoding ABC transporter permease, whose protein sequence is MNTTSTPQPLPPEATPTQRNWVALGTVVRREVKRILRIWGQTLVPPAITMTLYFLIFGGLIGSRVGDMGGYSYMQFIVPGLVMMSVIQNSYGNISSSFFGAKFGRHVEELLVSPMPNWVILWGYVAGAVLRGLMVGVLVLIIAMFFTPVRIPHPLVTLTTVLLGATIFSLAGFINAVYAKKFDDVAIVPTFILTPLTYLGGVFYSVKLLPGWAEAATHANPIFYMVNAFRYGLLGSSDVPVWVAYALMLGFVAVLSALALWLLKRGVGLRS, encoded by the coding sequence ATGAACACCACAAGCACTCCGCAACCGCTCCCCCCCGAGGCCACGCCGACCCAGCGCAACTGGGTCGCGCTGGGCACCGTCGTGCGCCGCGAGGTCAAGCGCATCCTGCGCATCTGGGGCCAGACCCTGGTGCCGCCGGCGATCACCATGACCCTGTACTTCCTGATCTTCGGCGGGCTGATCGGCTCGCGCGTGGGCGACATGGGCGGCTACAGCTACATGCAGTTCATCGTCCCCGGCCTGGTGATGATGAGCGTGATCCAGAACAGCTACGGCAACATCAGCTCCAGCTTCTTCGGCGCCAAGTTCGGCCGCCACGTCGAGGAACTGCTGGTCAGCCCGATGCCGAACTGGGTGATCCTGTGGGGCTACGTCGCCGGCGCGGTGCTGCGCGGGCTGATGGTCGGCGTGCTGGTGCTGATCATCGCCATGTTCTTCACCCCGGTGCGCATCCCGCACCCGCTGGTGACGCTGACCACGGTCCTGCTGGGCGCCACGATCTTCTCGCTGGCCGGCTTCATCAACGCGGTGTACGCGAAGAAGTTCGACGACGTCGCCATCGTGCCGACCTTCATTCTGACCCCTCTGACCTACCTGGGCGGCGTGTTCTATTCGGTGAAGCTGCTGCCCGGCTGGGCCGAGGCCGCCACCCACGCCAACCCGATCTTCTACATGGTCAACGCCTTCCGCTACGGCCTGCTCGGCAGCAGCGACGTGCCGGTGTGGGTGGCCTACGCGCTGATGCTGGGCTTCGTCGCAGTGCTCAGCGCACTGGCGCTGTGGCTGCTGAAGCGCGGGGTGGGATTGCGCAGTTGA
- a CDS encoding SDR family oxidoreductase, with protein MSTPLETPMPSISLITGANRGLGRNTALSIARRGGDVLLTYRNGADQAKAVVAEIEAMGRKAVALPLDVSDVASFGAFADAVRSALSITWSRTGFDHLLNNAGHGEMAMLAETTEAQFDALFATHVKGVYFLTQALLPLIADGGRIVNFSSGLTRVSMPGFSAYAAAKGAVEILSVYMAKELGGRGIAVNTVAPGAIETDFLGGAVRDLPDLNKQFAAMTALGRVGVPDDIGPMVASLLSSDNRWVNAQRIEVSGGQAI; from the coding sequence ATATCCACCCCGCTGGAGACTCCCATGCCCTCGATCTCGCTCATCACTGGTGCCAACCGCGGCCTCGGCCGCAATACCGCCCTCAGCATCGCCCGCCGTGGCGGCGATGTCCTGCTCACCTACCGCAACGGCGCCGACCAGGCCAAGGCCGTCGTCGCCGAGATCGAAGCGATGGGCCGCAAGGCGGTGGCCTTGCCGCTGGACGTGAGCGACGTGGCGTCCTTCGGCGCCTTCGCCGACGCCGTGCGCAGCGCCCTGTCCATCACCTGGTCCCGCACCGGCTTCGACCACCTGCTCAACAATGCCGGTCATGGCGAGATGGCCATGCTCGCAGAGACGACCGAAGCCCAGTTCGACGCGCTGTTCGCGACCCACGTCAAGGGTGTGTACTTCCTGACCCAGGCGCTGCTGCCGTTGATCGCCGATGGCGGCCGCATCGTGAACTTCTCCTCCGGCCTGACCCGTGTATCGATGCCGGGCTTCTCCGCCTATGCCGCCGCCAAGGGCGCCGTCGAGATCCTGTCGGTCTACATGGCCAAGGAACTCGGCGGCCGCGGCATCGCGGTGAACACCGTGGCCCCGGGCGCGATCGAAACCGACTTCCTGGGCGGCGCCGTGCGCGACCTGCCCGATCTGAACAAGCAGTTCGCCGCCATGACCGCCCTGGGGCGCGTGGGCGTGCCCGACGACATCGGTCCGATGGTCGCCAGCCTGTTGAGCTCGGACAACCGCTGGGTCAACGCGCAACGGATCGAGGTCTCCGGCGGGCAGGCCATCTGA
- a CDS encoding TetR/AcrR family transcriptional regulator — MEKPKRSDAMQNRERILSVALAELVRSADVPLSTIAKKAGVGQGTFYRHFPTREALVIEVYRHEMLQVTGFAEHLLKTLPAERALREWMNRLAEYAITKAGLAGALRDVANTKECAGNEGYAPVIAAAQMLLDANEEAGTIRPGITADKFFLAIAGIWQIDPAEDWQPRLTWLMDTVMEGLCAGAPRRASAGKA, encoded by the coding sequence GTGGAAAAGCCAAAGCGGTCTGATGCAATGCAGAATCGGGAGCGCATCCTGTCGGTCGCGCTCGCGGAATTGGTCCGTTCGGCCGATGTTCCCCTCAGCACGATCGCCAAGAAGGCGGGCGTCGGGCAGGGGACCTTCTACCGCCACTTCCCCACGCGGGAGGCATTGGTGATCGAGGTCTATCGCCATGAAATGCTGCAGGTCACCGGGTTCGCCGAGCACTTGCTGAAGACGCTCCCCGCTGAGCGGGCGCTACGCGAGTGGATGAACCGCCTGGCCGAGTACGCGATCACCAAGGCAGGCCTGGCTGGCGCACTGCGCGACGTTGCGAATACGAAGGAGTGCGCGGGCAACGAGGGCTATGCTCCCGTGATCGCTGCCGCTCAGATGCTGCTCGATGCGAACGAGGAAGCCGGAACGATCCGGCCGGGAATCACCGCGGACAAGTTTTTCCTGGCGATCGCGGGTATCTGGCAGATCGACCCTGCCGAGGACTGGCAGCCACGTCTGACCTGGCTCATGGATACGGTCATGGAGGGACTGTGCGCAGGCGCGCCAAGGCGGGCGTCGGCCGGCAAGGCATAG
- a CDS encoding ABC transporter permease translates to MSLFRTVFTVMRKELRDLGRDRRTLALALLLGPLLYPALILGMGALAESRVRTQIDKPLDIPVIGREHAPNLVAFLAAQGLNAVAPPKDLTAAIRNQDIDLALRIGDDYAQAWREGRPALVEIVKDSTRRDADIPATRVQAALSMYSQQVGALRLLARGVDAQVARPLDIATQDLATAEAKRGALLSILLPVLLTITSFIGGAYLILDATAGERERQSLEPLLATPASRGAIVSGKIAAACVVGLASLLLTLLAFKLSAQFASGIGRQLNVSFVAMLQMLFVLLPMLFIGTSLLTVLAAAAKSMKEAQSHMTWLMLLPMLPGYALMVYPLKTTLWQFAVPFLAQNQMLLKIIRREPIDLQIWAVYLAAGFGLAAVLWLAAVRRYRQERLAISG, encoded by the coding sequence ATGAGCCTGTTTCGAACCGTTTTCACCGTGATGCGCAAGGAATTACGCGACCTCGGGCGCGACCGCCGCACCCTGGCGCTGGCCTTGCTGCTCGGCCCGCTGCTGTACCCGGCGCTGATCCTGGGCATGGGCGCGCTGGCCGAGAGCCGGGTCAGGACCCAGATCGACAAGCCGCTGGACATTCCGGTGATCGGCCGCGAGCACGCACCGAACCTGGTCGCGTTCCTCGCCGCGCAGGGCCTAAACGCGGTCGCCCCGCCCAAGGATCTGACCGCGGCGATCCGCAACCAGGACATCGACCTGGCGCTGCGCATCGGCGACGACTACGCACAGGCTTGGCGCGAGGGCCGCCCGGCGCTGGTGGAGATCGTGAAGGACAGCACCCGCCGCGATGCGGATATTCCGGCCACGCGGGTGCAGGCGGCGCTGAGCATGTACAGCCAGCAGGTCGGTGCGCTGCGCCTGCTGGCGCGCGGCGTCGACGCGCAGGTGGCGCGGCCGCTGGACATCGCCACCCAGGACCTGGCCACGGCCGAGGCCAAGCGTGGCGCGCTGCTGTCGATCCTGCTGCCGGTGCTGCTGACCATCACCTCGTTCATCGGCGGCGCCTACCTGATCCTCGACGCCACCGCCGGCGAACGCGAGCGGCAATCGCTGGAACCGCTGCTGGCCACGCCGGCGTCGCGCGGGGCCATCGTCAGCGGCAAGATCGCCGCCGCCTGCGTGGTCGGGCTGGCCTCGCTGCTGCTGACCCTGCTCGCGTTCAAGCTCAGCGCGCAGTTCGCCAGCGGCATCGGCCGCCAGCTCAACGTCAGCTTCGTGGCGATGCTGCAGATGCTGTTCGTGCTGCTGCCGATGCTGTTCATCGGCACTTCGCTGCTGACCGTGCTGGCGGCGGCGGCCAAGAGCATGAAGGAGGCGCAGAGCCACATGACCTGGCTGATGCTGCTGCCGATGCTGCCCGGCTACGCGTTGATGGTGTATCCGCTGAAGACCACCCTGTGGCAGTTCGCGGTGCCGTTCCTGGCGCAGAACCAGATGCTGCTGAAGATCATCCGCCGCGAACCGATCGACCTGCAGATCTGGGCGGTGTACCTGGCCGCAGGCTTCGGCCTGGCCGCGGTGTTGTGGCTGGCCGCGGTGCGCCGCTACCGGCAGGAGCGCCTGGCGATCTCGGGCTGA
- a CDS encoding ATP-binding cassette domain-containing protein, translating to MIVADNLHKAFKTKTGTVQAVQGVSFEAADGQITGLLGPNGAGKTTTLRMLYTLMTPDQGQVRVDGIDVGADPLAVRRALGVLPDARGVYKRLTARENIAYFGELHGLSAARIAERTRVLATALDMDDILDRQTEGFSQGQRTKTAIARALVHDPRNVILDEPTNGLDVMTTRAMRGFLRGLRAEGRCVIFSSHIMQEVAALCDRIVIVAKGTVVAAGTADELRALTGEDNLEDAFVKAIGSDEGLHA from the coding sequence ATGATCGTCGCCGACAATCTGCACAAGGCGTTCAAGACCAAGACCGGCACCGTGCAGGCGGTGCAAGGGGTCAGCTTCGAAGCGGCCGACGGCCAGATCACCGGCCTGCTCGGTCCCAACGGCGCCGGCAAGACCACCACCTTGCGCATGCTGTACACGCTGATGACGCCCGACCAGGGCCAGGTGCGGGTGGACGGCATCGACGTCGGCGCCGATCCGTTGGCGGTGCGCCGCGCGCTGGGCGTGCTGCCCGACGCGCGTGGCGTGTACAAGCGGCTGACCGCGCGCGAGAACATCGCCTACTTCGGCGAACTGCACGGGCTGTCGGCGGCGCGCATCGCCGAACGCACCCGGGTGCTGGCCACGGCGCTGGACATGGACGACATTCTCGATCGCCAGACCGAGGGCTTCAGCCAGGGCCAGCGCACCAAGACCGCGATCGCGCGCGCGCTGGTCCACGACCCGCGCAATGTGATCCTCGACGAGCCGACAAACGGCCTGGACGTGATGACCACCCGCGCGATGCGCGGCTTCCTGCGCGGGCTGCGCGCCGAAGGGCGCTGCGTGATCTTCTCCAGCCACATCATGCAGGAGGTGGCGGCGCTGTGCGATCGCATCGTCATCGTCGCCAAGGGCACGGTGGTGGCGGCCGGCACCGCCGACGAACTGCGCGCCCTGACCGGCGAGGACAACCTGGAAGACGCCTTCGTCAAGGCGATCGGCAGCGACGAGGGACTGCACGCATGA
- the panE gene encoding 2-dehydropantoate 2-reductase, with protein MRILILGAGATGGYFGGRLAQAGVDVSFLVRPARAERLRRDGLRIRSPRGDADIAVATLTADTLPAAQPFDLVVLSCKAYDLDSALDAVAPAMGAATTLLPILNGLRHYPVLDARFGGERVLGGLCFISATLDADGVVQHLGKPASLTFGERDGRGADSARVRALAAACAAAGIEHVAAPRIAQEQWVKYTFLTALAAGTCLMRAPVGRIVAGDDGQALMRGLYAECLAVAAAAGEPIPDTAQASALQLLTQPGSPTKASMLRDLEAGQQVEAQHIVGDMLARARAAGHAAPWLTAAYCHLQAYQAGLAER; from the coding sequence ATGCGCATCCTGATCCTCGGCGCCGGCGCGACCGGCGGTTACTTCGGCGGACGCCTGGCCCAGGCCGGCGTCGATGTAAGTTTCCTGGTGCGCCCGGCGCGCGCCGAGCGGCTGCGGCGCGACGGACTGCGCATCCGCAGCCCGCGTGGCGATGCAGACATCGCGGTGGCCACCCTGACCGCCGACACGCTGCCCGCCGCGCAGCCGTTCGACCTGGTGGTGCTCAGCTGCAAGGCCTACGACCTGGACAGCGCGCTGGACGCGGTGGCGCCGGCGATGGGCGCGGCCACCACGCTGCTGCCGATCCTCAACGGGCTGCGCCATTACCCCGTGCTGGACGCGCGCTTCGGTGGCGAGCGCGTGCTCGGCGGGCTGTGCTTCATCAGCGCCACGCTGGACGCGGACGGCGTGGTCCAGCACCTGGGCAAGCCAGCCTCGCTGACCTTCGGCGAACGCGACGGACGCGGCGCAGACAGCGCGCGGGTGCGCGCGCTCGCCGCTGCCTGCGCGGCGGCCGGCATCGAACATGTCGCCGCGCCGCGGATCGCGCAGGAGCAATGGGTCAAGTACACCTTCCTGACTGCGCTGGCCGCCGGCACCTGCCTGATGCGCGCGCCGGTCGGCAGGATCGTCGCCGGCGACGACGGCCAGGCGCTGATGCGCGGGCTGTACGCCGAATGCCTGGCGGTGGCGGCCGCGGCGGGCGAGCCGATTCCCGACACGGCCCAGGCCAGCGCGCTGCAGTTGCTGACCCAACCCGGCTCGCCGACGAAGGCCTCGATGCTGCGCGACCTGGAAGCCGGGCAGCAGGTGGAAGCGCAGCACATCGTCGGCGACATGCTGGCGCGCGCTCGCGCCGCCGGCCATGCGGCGCCGTGGCTGACGGCCGCATACTGCCATCTGCAGGCCTACCAGGCCGGGCTGGCGGAGCGCTGA
- a CDS encoding FAD-binding oxidoreductase has translation MLAPAVGHYRFVRDDGQPLPFVPGQFVQVHFHYADGTATKRSYSLATRHDPAQPADATVEIAVSFVAGGAATALFEGLEIGGQVCASGPYGRFCLNHGDSNRRYLLIATGTGVTPYRSMLPLLEAAMAERGVEVVLLLGARTPAELLYGDEFRAFADAHPGFRFVPCFSRELPEAPHADVRHGYVQQFLGEFAPQADGDVAYLCGNPNMVDACFDALKEAGLPVQHIRREKYVSSK, from the coding sequence ATGCTGGCCCCGGCCGTGGGCCATTACCGCTTCGTCCGCGACGACGGCCAGCCGCTGCCGTTCGTGCCCGGCCAGTTCGTGCAGGTGCATTTCCACTACGCCGACGGCACCGCGACCAAGCGCAGCTACTCGCTGGCCACCCGCCACGACCCGGCGCAGCCGGCCGACGCGACGGTTGAGATCGCGGTCAGCTTCGTCGCCGGCGGCGCGGCCACGGCGCTGTTCGAAGGCCTGGAGATCGGCGGGCAGGTCTGCGCCAGCGGCCCGTACGGCCGCTTCTGTCTGAACCACGGCGACAGCAACCGCCGCTACCTGCTGATCGCCACCGGCACCGGCGTCACCCCGTACCGGTCGATGCTGCCGTTGCTGGAAGCGGCGATGGCCGAGCGCGGCGTGGAAGTGGTGCTGCTGCTGGGCGCGCGCACGCCCGCCGAGCTGCTCTACGGCGACGAATTCCGCGCCTTCGCCGACGCGCATCCGGGGTTCCGCTTCGTGCCGTGCTTCTCGCGCGAGCTGCCGGAGGCGCCGCATGCGGACGTGCGCCACGGCTACGTGCAGCAGTTCCTGGGCGAGTTCGCGCCGCAGGCCGACGGCGACGTCGCCTACCTGTGCGGCAACCCGAACATGGTCGACGCCTGCTTCGATGCGCTGAAGGAGGCCGGCCTGCCGGTACAGCACATCCGCCGCGAGAAGTACGTCAGCAGCAAGTAG
- a CDS encoding SDR family NAD(P)-dependent oxidoreductase, which produces MKNTGNTILITGSTSGIGLGLALRLQQAGNTVIVSGRKKALLDQITAEHPGIEAIELDVADAASVVAASRLAAERYPGLNVVINNAGIMPSENVFKAESLKAAEEAIAINLLGTIRMTYAFLPQLASNNDSVIINVSSALAFVPFPAAMTYSATKAAVHSFTESLRVQLAGTKVQVVELAPPGVRTKLFGQGNDEHAMPLDEFLDEALALLHAEPTPKEIIVERAKFLRQAEANGSYDEVLGMLSSVKVPD; this is translated from the coding sequence GTGAAGAACACAGGCAATACGATTCTCATCACCGGCTCCACCTCTGGAATCGGGCTCGGGCTGGCACTGCGACTGCAACAGGCCGGAAACACCGTCATCGTCTCGGGGCGCAAGAAGGCGCTGCTGGACCAGATCACCGCCGAGCATCCGGGCATCGAGGCGATCGAACTCGACGTTGCGGACGCGGCGTCCGTCGTGGCAGCGAGCCGCCTGGCGGCCGAACGCTATCCCGGCCTCAATGTCGTCATCAACAATGCCGGCATCATGCCGAGCGAGAACGTCTTCAAGGCGGAGTCCCTGAAGGCCGCCGAAGAGGCGATCGCCATCAACCTTCTCGGCACCATCCGCATGACCTATGCGTTCTTGCCGCAACTTGCCAGCAACAACGACAGCGTCATCATCAACGTCAGCTCCGCACTGGCGTTCGTTCCGTTCCCGGCAGCCATGACGTACAGTGCCACCAAAGCCGCCGTGCATTCGTTTACCGAGAGTCTGCGTGTTCAATTGGCCGGCACCAAGGTGCAGGTCGTCGAGCTGGCGCCTCCCGGCGTGCGCACCAAGCTGTTTGGCCAGGGCAACGACGAGCACGCCATGCCCCTGGACGAATTCCTCGATGAGGCTCTGGCGCTTCTGCATGCAGAACCCACGCCCAAGGAGATCATCGTGGAGCGCGCGAAGTTTCTTCGGCAGGCCGAGGCGAACGGCAGCTACGACGAGGTTCTGGGAATGCTCTCCTCCGTAAAGGTTCCGGATTAG